In Cryptococcus gattii WM276 chromosome A, complete sequence, one genomic interval encodes:
- a CDS encoding uncharacterized protein (Similar to TIGR gene model, INSD accession AAW41100.1) gives MPADQQIAVFLRDKVLAQAMTSDCEYVEGSWYFPDQALVERERFSQSDTHTQCPWKGEASYYNYQSDEGVIKDIAWYYPRPKNGAEKVEGRVAFYVGKVDGLKLGEPSI, from the exons ATGCCTGCTGACCAGCAAATCGCCGTCTTCCTGCGAGACAAAGTTCTCGCCCAAGCTATGACATCGGATTGCGAATATGTCGAAGGAAG CTGGTATTTCCCTGACCAAGCACTAGTTGAGCGGGAACGTTTTTCGCAGAGCGACACTCACACGCAATGCCCGTGGAAGGGTGAAGCAAGCTATTACAACTATCAAAGTGACGAGGGCGTCATCAAAGACATAGCCTG GTACTACCCGCGGCCAAAGAATGGTGCTGAGAAAGTCGAAGGACGTGTTGCTTTCTACGTAGGGAAAGTAGATGGACTGAAGCTCGGCGAGCCTTCCATTTGA
- a CDS encoding Glutamine synthetase, putative (Similar to TIGR gene model, INSD accession AAW41097.1), whose translation MSPSPTENAPTNLEELKELLKNDNKVKVAGVDVDGVLRGKIMSKSKLLSAVKSEGFNFCSVIFGWDIHDHGYNKELLVANWDNGYRDLFAVIDLSTFRRLKWEKDIPFFLCKFIIPEKGESLPVDPRSLIEKVTDKGKAMGYKCMSGAEFEYFQFAENAKSLADKNFRNLNPLTTGMHGYSILRPTLNMDYFHDLYDMAVDFGIEVEGHHTETGPGVYETALGYTDASRMADNACLFKLVAKSIGMKHDVSPTFMAKPWGDLPGCSGHIHVSLQDKNGKNIFAVSDKEAANGGRKGAAFKDLKYLSQEGEWFLAGLLEGMPDVVPMFCPTINSYKRLQGGQAMWAPDTATYGYDSRAASVRLLTAPGVPGYATRFEIRVPGADMNPYYAMAAIFALGLRGIEQKRPLPYGPIGSPGVSRDTVKHLPTSLDSATQAFMKKDSLAREVFGDFFVDHYGGTREHEVELHRKAVTDWEVARYFELV comes from the exons ATGTCTCCCTCCCCAACAGAGAATGCCCCAACCAACCTCGAAGAGCTCAAGGAGCTCTTGAAGAATGACAACAAGGTCAAAGTAGCAG GCGTGGATGTCGATGGTGTGCTCAGAGGCAAGATTATGAGCAAGTCAAAGCTGCTTTCAGCAGTCAAGTCTGAGGGCTTCAACTTTTGCAGCGTTATCTTTGGGTGGGATA TCCATGACCACGGTTACAACAAGGAACTCCTTGTTGCAAACTGGGATAATGGTTACCGTGATTTGTTCGCTGTTATCGACCTTTCTACCTTCCGCCGCCTGAAATGGGAAAAGGATATTCCTTTTTTCTTATGTAAATTTATCATTCCAGAAAAGGGAGAATCGCTCCCTGTTGATCCTAGAAGCTTGATTGAAAAGGTCACGGACAAGGGAAAGGCTATGGGATACAAATGCATGAGTGGTGCGGAATTCGAA TACTTTCAGTTCGCTGAAAATGCGAAATCATTGGCCGATAAGAACTTCAGAAATCTAAATCCTCTTACTACTGGCA TGCACGGTTACTCTATCTTACGGCCTACACTCAATATGGACTACTTTCATGATCTGTACGACATGGCCGTCGACTTTGGAATTGAGGTTGAAGGACATC ACACGGAAACCGGCCCGGGAGTGTACGAAACGGCCCTTGGATACACTGATGCTTCCAGAATGGCCGACAATGCCTGCCTGTTTAAGCTTGTCGCCAAGAGCATCGGTATGAAACACGATGTCTCTCCCACTTTTATGGCAAAACCTTGGGGAGAT CTTCCTGGATGCTCTGG CCATATCCACGTTTCATTGCAAGACAAGAACGGCAAGAATATATTTGCGGTTTCCGACAAGGAGGCGGCCAATGGTGGAAGAAAGGGCGCTGCTTTCAAGGACCTCAAATACCTGTCACAAGAAGGAGAATGGTTCCTGGCCGGCTTGCTTGAGGGCATGCCTGACG TGGTGCCGATGTTCTGTCCTACCATCAACTCTTACAAACGGTTGCAAGGGGGCCAG GCTATGTGGGCTCCTGACACAGCGACGTACGGCTATGACTCTCGAGCAGCCTCTGTACGATTACTCACCGCCCCAGGTGTGCCGGGTTATGCTACCCGATTTGAAATTCGAGTACCCGGTGCCGAT ATGAACCCGTACTACGCCATGGCAGCTATCTTTGCTCTCGGTCTTCGTGGTATTGAGCAAAAACGACCTTTGCCGTACGGCCCTATCGGCTCTCCCGGCGTTTCTCGTGATACTGTGAAGCACCTTCCTACATCCTTGGATAGTGCGACACAGGCATTTATGAAAAAGGATAGTTTGGCAAGAGAAGTCTTTGGTGACTTTTTTGTGGACCATTACGGAGGGACAAGGGAACACGAGGTTGAGTTGCATAGAAAGGCTGTCACTGATTGGGAGG TTGCTCGATACTTTGAATTGGTGTAA
- a CDS encoding Transcription regulatory protein component of chromatin remodeling complexes, putative; Rvb2p (Similar to TIGR gene model, INSD accession AAW41095.1) yields MAANISLQPTSMRDVTKMERIGVHSHIHGLGLDSNLEPRASSQGMIGQGKARKAAGVILKMVQEGRIAGRAILMAGPPSTGKTALAMAMTQTLGSDVPFVMLTASEVFSLEISKTESLTQAFRRAIGVRIKEETELIEGEVVEIQVDRSVTGATKTGRLTLKTTDMETVYDLGSKMIDQLQKEKVLAGDVVSIDKASGRISKLGRSFGRAKDYDAMGADTRFVACPDGELQTRKEVVHTVSLHEIDVINSRTQGFLALFAGDTGEIKPELRAQINGKVAEWREEGKAEIVPGVLFIDEVHMLDIECFSFLNRAMENELAPLVVMASNRGITRIRGTKYKSPHGIPADLLDRMLIISTNKYEEDEMREIVKIRAEEEDVRLSPAALDLLATMGIQTSLRYALNLIAPSSLLAQRRKSPQADVEDVRMAYKYFCDVERSAQYAKETSGMMFGETEEINGGMEIDT; encoded by the exons ATG GCCGCAAACATCTCACTTCAGCCGACATCTATGCGCGATGTCACAAAGATGGAACGTATCG GTGTTCACTCCCACATTCACGGTCTCGGTCTTGACTCCAACCTTGAACCTCGTGCGTCATCACAAGGCATGATCGGTCAAGGAAAGGCGCGAAAAGCTGCAGGGGTAATTTTGAAGATGGTTCAAGAAGGAAGAATAGCGGGCAGGGCGATCTTGATGGCTGGTCCTCCCAGCACAGGTAAAACAGCTCTTGCTATGG CCATGACACAGACATTGGGGAGCGACGTGCCATTTGTGATGCTCACGGCTTCCGAAGTGTTTTCTCTCGAG ATCTCGAAAACGGAGTCTTTGACTCAAGCGTTCCGAAGAGCTATTGGTGTGAGGATAAAGGAAGAGACAGAGTTGATTGAGGGTGAAGTGGTGGAGATCCAAGTGGATAGGAGCGTTACTGGT GCTACAAAAACCGGTCGATTGACCCTCAAGACAACCGACATGGAAACTGTGTATGACCTGGGGTCGAAAATGATCGATCAGCTGCAAAAGGAAAAGGTTTTGGCCGGTGACGTTGTTAGCATTGACAAAGCCAGCGGAAGGATTTCCAAGCTAGGAAGGAGTTTCGGGAGAGCAAAGGACTACGATGCCATGGGAGCGGAC ACTCGATTCGTTGCCTGCCCTGATGGCGAGCTCCAAACGCGCAAGGAGGTCGTCCACACAGTTTCTCTCCACGAGATCGACGTCATCAATTCTCGAACGCAAGGCTTCCTTGCCCTCTTTGCCGGTGACACTGGCGAGATTAAGCCCGAGCTTCGAGCTCAAATTAACGGCAAGGTCGCCGAGTggagggaggaagggaaggcCGAGATTGTGCCCGGCGTTTTATTCATTGATGAGGTGCATATGCTCGATATCGAGTGCTTCTCGTTCCTTAACCGGGCTATGGAGAACGAGTTGGCGCCGTTGGTAGTGATGGCTTCCAACAGAGGTATCACGAGGATAAGAGGAACTAAGTACAAGAGCCCACACGGTATTCCAGCAGACCTGTTAGACAGGATGTTGATCATCTCCACAAATAAAtatgaagaagatgagatgcGTGAAATTGTCAAGATCAG agctgaagaagaggacgtTCGACTTTCACCCGCTGCTCTTGACCTTCTCGCGACCATGGGCATCCAAACTTCCCTCCGTTATGCACTCAACCTTATTgcgccttcttctcttcttgccCAAAGAAGAAAGTCACCGCAAGCAGACGTGGAAGATGTGAGAATGGCTTATAAATATTTCTGCGATGTCGAGAGGAGTGCGCAGTATGCGAAGGAAACGAGCGGTATGATGTTTGGCGAAACTGAGGAGATCAATGGAGGGATGGAAATTGATACTTGA
- a CDS encoding Cell wall organization and biogenesis-related protein, putative (Similar to TIGR gene model, INSD accession AAW41099.1), whose product MPAKHDINKVGVESSDFPILCETCLGPNPYVRMNKQEFGHECKVCNRPFTVFRWNPGEGRMKKTEICTTCAKIKGVCQTCLLDLEFGLPTQVRDAALARKAQAPSSDINKQYYIQNLEAQMAESPDGLAYDSEVANRAGREMLKNLARTDPYYKRNRPHICSFFVKGECKRGAECPFRHEMPKENETHKPSQQSLVDRYYGRNDPVAKKILSQNAESKGLKAPEDKSITTLLFLGLPQCNDSHVRASLVGACPFIKPPDVKSITIVETSHCAFVNFNQRSMAERAADALAAQGGIEVEGKKAKVVWGRARPQKKTAAAVEGSTVST is encoded by the exons ATGCCTGCGAAACACGATATCAAT AAAGTCGGAGTGGAGAGTTCAGACTTCCCTATATT ATGTGAAACCT GTCTCGGTCCCAACCCTTATGTTCGAATG AACAAACAAGAATTTGGACATGAATGTAAAGTCTGCAACCGTCCCTTTACCGTATTCCGATGGAACCCTGGAGAAGGTCggatgaagaagacggaaATCTGTACGACTTGTGCCAAGATAAAGGGCGTATGTCAAACGTGTCTTTTGGACTT GGAGTTTGGGTTACCGACTCAGGTTCGAGATGCTGCTTTGGCAAGAAAGGCTCAAGCTCCTTCGTCAGATATCAACAAGC AATACTATATCCAAAACCTTGAAGCTCAAATGGCCGAGTCTCCAGATGGCCTTGCTTATGACTCTGAGGTGGCAAACCGCGCAGGCCGAGAAATGCTCAAGAATCTCGCTCGAACGGATCCTTATTACAAGCGGAATAGGCCTCATATTTGTAGTTTCTTTGTCAAGGGGGAGTGTAAACGAGGAGCCGAGTGCCCCTTCCG ACACGAAATGCCAAAGGAGAACGAGACCCATAAACCTAGCCAACAGAGCCTTGTGGACAGGTATTACGGGAGGAACGATCCTGTAGCCAAAAAGATCTTGAGTCAGAATGCGGAGAGCAAGGGCTTGAAGGCTCCAGAGGACAAATCAATC ACGACCCTGTTGTTTTTAGGATTACCTCAATGCAACGACTCTCACGTTAGGGCGTCTCTGGTTGGGGCTTGTCCTTTCATCAAGCCACCTGACGTGAAATCCATCACTATTGTTGAAACTAGCC ATTGTGCGTTTGTCAACTTTAATCAGCGGTCTATGGCGGAGCGAGCGGCAGATGCACTTGCGGCCCAAGGAGGCATTGAAGtggaaggaaagaaggcTAAAGTTGTTTGGGGAAGGGCACGACCGCAGAAAAAGACAGCTGCTGCTGTAGAAGGATCAACGGTTTCAACTTGA
- a CDS encoding Hypothetical protein (Similar to TIGR gene model, INSD accession AAW41425.1; CNA06860), which produces MAGLMGKYAAFLTRRPVLGNMISSAVLFATGDVIAQQLIEKKGADHDLPRTARIVTWGGLFFAPTVNLWFRTLERIPIRSRWPATFTRVGLDQFGFAPVVLSGFFTAMTFMEGKDFNAAKIKWHESFVPTLQANWMLFIPFQMLNMLIPLQYRLLAVNAVNIPWNAFLSLQNAKGKKIEEKIEESHVAIPKKEYA; this is translated from the exons ATGGCCGGCCTTATGGGAAAGTATGCTGCGTTTTTGACTAGGAGGCCCGTGTTGGGGAACATGATCTCTTCAGCC GTTCTTTTCGCGACTGGCGATGTTATCGCCCAGCAGCTCATTGAGAAGAAAGGAGCCGACCATGATTTGCCACGCACAGC TCGTATCGTCACCTGGGGTGGTCTTTTCTTTGCTCCAACTGTGAATTTGTGGTTCAGGACCCTCGAGCGGATCCCGATCCGATCTCGGTGGCCAGCCACCTTTACCCGAGTCGGCCTTGACCAGTTTGGTTTCGCGCCTGTCGTTCTATCCG GGTTCTTTACTGCAATGACCTTCATGGAGGGCAAGGACTTCAACGCTGCCAAAATTAAATGGCACGAG TCCTTCGTCCCCACTTTGCAGGCGAACTGGATGCT TTTCATCCCCTTCCAAATGCTCAACATG CTTATTCCTCTTCAATACCGACTTCTTGCCGTCAATGCTGTCAATATCCCCTGGAATGctttcctctctctccaaaatgccaagggcaagaagatCGAGGAAAAGATCGAGGAAAGTCATGTTGCTATCCCCAAGAAGGAATACGCGTAA
- a CDS encoding RNA-binding protein rnp24, putative (Similar to TIGR gene model, INSD accession AAW41096.1) has protein sequence MSKDSKSSTKVRTPKSERTPEEQAKRDAKKAAKKAAKLAENVPKPKSEESKAEEGDEEAAPIVEGEPTSPETKKRKREIAAEGEELEIDVSAPAPLSKAELRAARKKAKRGDVLPYTPKARDYEKVTKSNAQSGEGKDGEKDVSGSGKRQNSVWIGNLAFKTTPEGLKDFLEKGITELGGKGDGSVTRVNLPKKSNKAGFSENKGFAYVDFATSELQELGVQLSEHNFEGRRLLIKKGDDHSATANARTPKPLSTKAQDIGSSSKRPETSTLYMGNLPFDATEEDLRDLIEGNAPEREIIDEEGAEEIGARGGKKSGLKKVRLAAFEDTGRCKGFAFLDFISARHAKFSLGNRKNHFFNGRRLNLEFASEEAAKRSGAARPKEKTKEKYNKHLGGSGVDDKSGENTTEDLGDKRGRKWETSGRPRPGAALAMAKRENVAIVEGAGQKITFD, from the exons ATGTCCAAAGACTCCAAATCGAGCACCAAGGTCCGTACACCCAAGTCCGAGAGGACTCCTGAAGAACAGGCAAAGAGAGACGCCAAAAAAGCTGCAAAGAAGGCTGCCAAACTTGCAGAAAATGTTCCAAAGCCCAAATCCGAGGAGAGCAAAGCagaagagggagatgaagaggcGGCTCCTATTGTAGAAGGGGAACCTACGTCTCCCGAGACGAAGAAGCGAAAGCGAGAGATTGCTGCCGAGGGTGAAGAGCTCGAGATCGATGTCTCAGCACCTGCACCTCTTTCCAAAGCTGAACTTCGTGCGGCACGCAAGAAGGCTAAACGTGGGGACGTCTTACCCTATACTCCCAAGGCCAGAGATTACGAAAAGGTTACCAAATCAAACGCACAATCTGGGGAAGGTAAGGACGGGGAAAAAGACGTCTCTGGTTCAGGCAAAAGGCAAAATTCGGTGTGGATTGGAAATTTGGCCTTCAAGACTACACCTGAAGGACTAAAGGATTTTTTGGAAAAAGGTATAACGGAGCTCGGAGGCAAGGGAGATGGGAGCGTCACAAGAGTCAATTTGCCAAAGAAAAGCAATAAAGCTGGGTTCTCCGAGAACAAGGG CTTCGCCTATGTTGACTTTGCTACCTCTGAGCTCCAGGAGCTTGGTGTTCAATTGAGCGAACACAACTTCGAGGGCCGCCGCCTTCTCATCAAAAAGGGTGATGATCATAGCGCCACTGCCAACGCTCGTACACCCAAGCCCCTCTCAACCAAGGCACAAGACATTGGGTCTTCTTCAAAGCGACCAGAAACTTCAACTTTGTATATGGGTAACCTTCCGTTCGATGCCACGGAAGAAGATTTACGTGATCTCATTGAGGGCAATGCTCCTGAGAGGGAAATTATAGACGAGGAGGGTGCCGAAGAGATTGGTGCAAGAGGTGGCAAGAAGAGCGGTTTAAAGAAGGTTAGGCTGGCTGCGTTTGAGGATACTGGAAGGTGTAAGGG ATTTGCGTTCCTTGACTTCATCTCTGCGAGACACGCCAAATTCTCTCTTGGCAACAGGAAGAACCACTTTTTTAATGGACGAAGACTAAACCTTGAA TTTGCTTCCGAAGAAGCAGCTAAGCGCAGTGGTGCTGCCAGGCCAAAGGAGAAGACCAAGGAAAAGTACAACAAGCACCTGGGAGGGTCTGGTGTTGATGACAAATCGGGCGAAAACACTACTGAAGATTTGGGCGATAAGCGTGGTAGGAAATGGGAGACTAGCGGACGACCTCGACCCGGTGCAGCGTTGGCCATGGCTAAAAGAGAGAATGTTGCGATTGTGGAGGGTGCAGGACAGAAAATCACTTTTGATTAG
- a CDS encoding Uracil DNA N-glycosylase, putative (Similar to TIGR gene model, INSD accession AAW41098.1) has translation MSPKTRSISSYFIKPAAATVSASSRLANASASSEKSINTADKNPAASPSEQSKEDIENMSPDADKGSATPASGPVKKRKLDETSANAIPTSKTAKVTESASTTLPFKTLRPTSIAQFRERIAGRPSLVPLLELEMSTMGEDWFLALQEEFTKPYFIKLKEFVTAEQKTKKVFPPAGDIYSWSRFCPLKDVRVVIIGQDPYHDDGQAHGLAFSVRKGVRVPPSLRNMYQEMVQEIPGFVQPKHGDLTEWAKHGVLLLNTSLTVRAHEAGSHANAGWDQFTAAVLRVVTNRLAPASGSHVGGNGVVFMAWGAHAAKMCAGIDTKKHLLLKSAHPSPLSASRGFFGNGHFKKANVWLEERYGAGGGIDWKSFGAKEGQ, from the exons ATGTCCCCCAAAACTCGCTCAATCTCTTCCTACTTTATCAAGCCAGCTGCAGCGACCGTGTCAGCCTCCTCCAGGCTTGCCAATGCGTCAGCCTCGTCTGAGAAATCTATCAACACAGCAGATAAGAACCCTGCAGCAAGCCCATCCGAACAGTCTAAAGAGGACATTGAGAACATGTCACCTGATGCTGATAAGGGAAGCGCTACGCCCGCCTCTGGTCCAGTCAAAAAAAGAAAACTCGACGAAACCTCTGCGA ACGCGATACCAACCAGCAAAACAGCCAAAGTGACTGAGTCAGCTAGCACCACTCTACCTTTTAAGACTTTGCGCCCGACTTCTATCGCCCAGTTTCGTGAACGAATCGCCGGACGCCCATCACTTGTCCCTTTGCTAGAACTTGAAATGTCTACCATGGGAGAAGACTGGTTCTTGGCGCTTCAGGAGGAGTTCACAAAGCCCTATTTCATCAAG CTAAAAGAATTTGTCACCGCTGAACAAAAAACCAAAAAGGTTTTCCCACCTG CTGGAGATATCTACTCCTGGTCTAGGTTTTGCCCTTTGAAAGACGTCCGCGTAGTCATCATTG GTCAAGACCCTTATCAC GATGATGGACAAGCCCATGGTCTTGCCTTCTCTGTTCGAAAAGGCGTAAGGGTGCCTCCTTCTTTAAGAAACATGTACCAAGAAATGGTTCAAGAAATCCCTGGATTTGTTCAGCCGAAGCATGG CGATTTGACTGAATGGGCGAAACATGGCGTATTGCTCCTCAACACTTCCCTTACTGTTCGCGCACACGAG GCTGGGTCACACGCAAATGCAGGATGGGACCAGTTCACAGCAGCTGTACTCAGGGTCGTCACAAACCGGTTGGCACCTGCTTCTGGATCACATGTCGGGGGAAATGGAGTTGTCTTTATGGCATGGGGCGCCCATGCAGCAAAGATGTGTGCGGGTATCGATACG AAAAAACACTTGTTGCTGAAATCCGCGCATCCGAGCCCTCTTTCTGCTAGTCGAGGGTTCTTCGGAAATGGCCATTTTAAGAAGGCTAACGTATGGCTTGAGGAGAGGTATGGGGCGGGTGGGGGTATTGACTGGAAGAGTTTTGGTGCGAAAGAAGGCCAATGA